Sequence from the Colletotrichum higginsianum IMI 349063 chromosome 6, whole genome shotgun sequence genome:
ATCCTCTTGGGCCGCTTGAAGGGGTGCGCCTCGGTGTTGAGCACCCAATCGTCGAGGCTGAGGACGTCGGGCGGAGAGAAGATGAGGTAGAAGTACTTGAGCGTCTCGGCGAACCAGAAGCTTTCCATCGAGTCCGTCTTGGTCGTGTCGCCCGGCTGCACGTTGACGTTGTCGATGGCCGAGTAGGCCAGCGGCGTCTCGGTCGCGCGCTGGATGGCTTGAAACATGTCCCAGGCGACGTCGCGCCACTCGTCGTCACCCGTGATGCGATACATGTAGAAGATGCTCTCAATGGCCTCCGGGCGAAGCATGTAACGGCCGTCGCGGACCTGCTTAACGCCCCCCGGCACGCCCGGGCGACCgtgcttcttctcgtcccaCTCGCATGCGCCGTGGTCCGGCTCGGCGCAGTGGTGGAACGTCATGATCTCGGGCATGATGCCCGTGGGGAACACCTTGTACGCCCAGGCGCAACCGCGCGAGATCTTCTCGCCGATAGTGACGTACGAGTTCCGGCCCAGAAGcttgccggcgaggccgtacATGGCGCCGGCAAAGCAACCAAGGTGCTGAGCCTCGGGCGTCAGGTCGACCGAGGTCGCGTGGGCAAAGGCATTGCCCGGGACGAGTATGTCGGTCACGTTGGGCAGGATGGGGCGGAATAGGATGTGCTTGTCAATGGCATCGAACGAGCTACTGGTGAGCTTTTCAtactcgtcgtcgaggccgccgagcagtGCGTGCATTTTGGGAAGGTACTCGTATAGAGAATCCGCCTGCGCGCCAATGCTGAAGGAGCTTTCGtcgaccttctcctcgcggTAGTTCATGAACATGGGCCACATACCGGGCAGTTTGCTCTTGTCCTGCGTCTTGACGAGGAACTCTTTCACGCGCTCGGTCGCGTCGTAGTATTTCGGGTCACCCGTCAGCTGGGATAGGCGGGTAAACTCCATGGACAGCGAGCATCCTGCGGCCGAAGACTCGCGCTCGCCAACCTTCTGCCTGCCATACTTGGCATCCGAGAACTTGAACCAAAAGGGTGGCATGCGGTTCGGGGTGTCGAAGCCCATGTACAGCATGTCGCCCAGCTCCACGGCCTtggccagcaaggccggcTCGCCGCTCAGGTCGTAGGCGCCGATGAGACCACCCAGATGGCGAATGGTCGTCTCGAACATAttggcggcggtctcggtggtgttggaccagtcgagctgggcgacggcgcgAACGGCGCGGCGGAACTCGTCGTGCATTCCCATGATCCATAGCgagtcgaggccgtcgaccaTGCT
This genomic interval carries:
- a CDS encoding alpha-1,2-Mannosidase, coding for MITIRRRRPARLPIYLAIALTLLFLWHTGLPVGWGTGDIIYNGIHYRKSGYDWGSLTLEYPLEKPLRTPPAGSPRELPQVQYDFDGGSSSSKNGRGEKKKGKKLSHDEDRDQERAKQIESRRAAVVHAFRRSWASYADHAWTWDELTPVSGRGKNTFGGWAASMVDGLDSLWIMGMHDEFRRAVRAVAQLDWSNTTETAANMFETTIRHLGGLIGAYDLSGEPALLAKAVELGDMLYMGFDTPNRMPPFWFKFSDAKYGRQKVGERESSAAGCSLSMEFTRLSQLTGDPKYYDATERVKEFLVKTQDKSKLPGMWPMFMNYREEKVDESSFSIGAQADSLYEYLPKMHALLGGLDDEYEKLTSSSFDAIDKHILFRPILPNVTDILVPGNAFAHATSVDLTPEAQHLGCFAGAMYGLAGKLLGRNSYVTIGEKISRGCAWAYKVFPTGIMPEIMTFHHCAEPDHGACEWDEKKHGRPGVPGGVKQVRDGRYMLRPEAIESIFYMYRITGDDEWRDVAWDMFQAIQRATETPLAYSAIDNVNVQPGDTTKTDSMESFWFAETLKYFYLIFSPPDVLSLDDWVLNTEAHPFKRPKRMDHVETEAEIRGQSK